GTGCTTGATGGACACCTAACACCGCTGGGGGCCCATGCACATGTTGCTTGTTTAATAATCACGGTGACTCTCAGAGGTAACTGCTCATAACCCCATTATGtggctgaagaaactgaggcttaggaagAACGTGAACTGACCGAGACCACAGTTTGCAAATGCACCCAGATTCAGACCCAGTTCCACCTGACTGCAAACTCCTGGCCTGTCGGTGACCCCACAAGGCCCCACCCAGCACCTTGGCCCTTTCCCTACACATGACCTGCCAGTCATCTGGTGACAAGCAAGCTGAGTGGCCCACGACCAATtaaaccccaccccccaactgtGGGCTTCATATGGAGAATTGCACCAAGTTTTAAAGAGGCCATTGCTGGATTCAGAGAACCTGGTCCAGCCTTCTGTGTTTACACAATAGGCCAGGGTCAGAGCCCAGCTGTGTGACCAAAGGTCCCTGCTGAGAAAAGTGGGACCATGATGGAACAGACCTAGGAACGTGGTCAGGGCACTCGGGCCCCGGAAATAAAGACGGTCCCTGCCTACATCCCCCTCCTGGGAACAGACACACTGACCGCTGTAGGCTCCCGGACAGATGCCCCAACTCACTCACACAGGACTCTGGGTCCCTTTACCCACCCCAGACTCCAGACACCCCTGTCAGTCCCTGACTTCCTGGGGCAATGGGTGCTCACAGGAAGGCCCTGGGGGCCACGGGCCACAGAACCAGTCCCAGGTCCATTAAGGCTCGATCGCACACCCACAGCTGCTCCAGGCGCACGCTGCTAGTGCCAGAAGGAGCATTCactcgccccgcccccgcgccccggTCCACACCCCGCTCCGCCTTcttcagccccgccccgcccttcccgaggccccgcccccaggttgCGTCTAGCTTCCGGCGCGCGGGGTCCGGTCAGTGTCCAGCGGGAGCAGGTTGAATGAGGCCAGTGCGACTCATGAAGGTGTTCGTCACCCGCAGGATCCCCCCCGAGGGCAGGGCAGCGCTCGCCCGGGCCGCCGAGTAAGACCCCGACAACCCGCGCCTCTCCGCGCGCCGAGCCTCTCTGcacggcgggcgcggggctggggtGGTGTCGGGGAAGGGGCTGCGGAACCCCGGGCACCTTCCCAGGATCTTAGGCACCCCCGCACGCAGGGTGACTCAGCGTCTCCAGGACCTACTTTGGGGGCGCCCGGGCGGACGGGCCGGGGGTGTTCTTCAAAGGCCCTTGTCACTTTTGGTGGGGAGAACCGGACCGTCACAGGGTCCCGAGAGAGCCAGAACTGCTTTTGGGCCTTGGCGGGGCTTTCCAACCTGTGCCCGGCCGGGGACGGTCTTGGAGTTTGGGGGAGGCTTAGAGAAAATTCTATGGGGCCCAGCTTTGTCCAGGCCCGTTGCAGGGAAGCGTGGATCTGCACTTCCCCTGCCGCTTGCATGGGAGTGAGGAGAAAGCACTGGCTGGAACCCCTCCCAGTGacgggctgggggcaggtgggaaaCCGCTCGGGATGCAAGGTCCGGGCTGTTAATCCTTTAACTTCTAAGGTCACTTGGCAAAGTCAGGAACGTTGGCAGCAGTCACCGGTCTGGTCCTTCGCACGGTTGGCAGGGGCCTTTGGTGGCACTTCTGAAATCGAACATTGCATGCCACCTTTGCCAagtgttttatatacataaactCTTTTAACCCTTGCAACACTTTGAAGTTGTACTGtaatccccactttacagatgaggaaactgaggctggaagaGGTTAAGTATGCTGCCCAAAGTCGTACAGCTCTGCATGTGGCAGGGCTGGGATCTGAACTCAGCTCTGTCTGACTGCAGTGTGAACACTGCATTATACAGGTCTGCACTGCTTACACCAGGCAGGAGGAGGTGGAACCCAGCCTCAGAGATTCCCTCATTTTGTTCAGTGCAACCATGTCTCTGCTGAGGACCTGTGTGTACCCAGCattgagggggaaggggggaaggcagaaacaATGGCAGTTGTAGGCCCTTGTCAGCCCTCCCTGTTCTGTGAGAAAACTTCACACTCCAGCCATGCTGTCacaacagttcttttttttttttttaataaagattttatttatttttagagagaggggaaaggaggaaaaaagggagagaaacatcagtgtgtgagacagatcagctgcctctcgcatgtgccctaaccagtgctcagtccactgagccacaccagccagggctcaggacagCTCTGAAGTCGCCCCCACCCGGCCCTGACTTCCCTCAGCCAGTTTCAGGCAGTCTGAGTCCCGCAAGCAGAAGGCAATGTTTCCCACGCTGAGCGGAGGACTGCAGATAAGGCTGGGGGACTTTGGGGGCCTGGGGGAATCTACGGGGCTGCCCTGCTTGAGTGGTCTTTCCTTTGCCTCAGCTGCGAGGTGGAGCACTGGGATTCAGATGAGCCCATCCCCAACAAGGAGCTGGAGCGAGGCGTGGCCGGGGCGCATGGCCTGCTTTGCCTCCTCAGTGACCGCGTGGACAAAAGGCTCCTGGATATCGCAGGTGTGTGCGTTGGGAGGGTCTGGGGAGGATTCCGAGGTGTCTTGGCCTGTGGGCCATGTCAGCCTGTTGCTGCTGGTTCCCTGAGCAGGTCAGCAGTGACCTCTCTGCGTCTTGAGGGCACTGGCTGCAGGTTGGCTAGAGGGAGCAGTTGTGTGCAGCTTCATCCGCTACACGCATCGCTGCTCTCTCTGGCTGGTGACTCCCTAGAGGGAGACTTTAGAGGGGCAAAGACCATGCGCGGAGGCAGCATGGCGTGGGGGTGAGCAATTTCAAGGTCCCGGGCCCTTGTCTGGCCCTGCCACAGCCTTACTTTCTGAcctccagccaggccctgcccctctggACCCATCTAGAGCAATAGTCCACAaccttttttggcaccagggactggaaTCAGGGAAGACAATTTTTGCACGGACCTGGATGGTGGAGGGAGGGTTGATGCAGGGCataggaggcggagctcaggctgTAATGCAGGCGAAACTTTGCTCCCTCGCCTgccgctcacctcctgctgtgcagcccagttcctaacaggccatggaccagAACCAGACCTTGGATCAGTACCGATCCACCGCCAGAGGCTTGGGGATCCCTGATCTAGAGCATGCGGGAGGGTTTGAGCCTCACAAGGAAAGGTAAGAatgatgctttttctgcataacAGGGGCCAATCTCAAAGTCATCAGTACATTGTCTGTGGGCGTTGACCACTTGGCATTGGATGAAATCAAGAAGCGGTAAATACAGCGTGGGCTCTGGAAGGGGGTCTGGGGTGTGAGGAGTGACTaccagaaacaggaagaagagctgagtcctcatttgtttttatttcgtATTCCTGACTATTCAGTGGGAATGTGAAGGGCTGATGATAAATCTGTCTATATGTACACAGGCTCTTAAAATAAGCCCAAGGGGTCAGAAATAGGGGGGTAAATATCTGGCCAAGTAGCACCCTTCTACATTCATTATCTTTTTTGACCCCGACAATAACCCCTTTGAGTAGAAAAGGCAAGTATTATTATTTCCCTCTTTAAATGAGGAcgttcagaaaggttaagtagtTACTTGCCCCAGACTTTGGATGCTGGTCTCTCATCTTCCTAAACTGGGAGATAATCAAAATGGAATGGGGCTGACAATCACTCAGTGCTCATTTacagctctgagcttcctggcaggcAGGGCAAAGAGGGAACAAAGCAGCATCATGGAAATGTCCCAGAGATAGAAATTGGTGAAGGTGCTTGAAGCCAGTGTTACCTCCAGATGTTTGATTCGTAGTGGGATCCGTGTGGGCTACACCCCAGATGTCCTGACAGATGCCACTGCAGAACTTGCTGTCTCCCTGCTGCTCACCACCTGTCGCCGGCTGCCGGAGGCCATTGAGGAAGTGAAGAAGTAAGTCAACACCTGGAGGGAAAGTTGGCTCTGCTCAGCAGCTGGCTCCTGAGCGCTCAGTGTCATGCCGGCCCAGATGTGATCCCTGTCCCCAGATATGCCCCATCTAGTGAGCGGGGACAGACTTAGCAACAATACTACAGTACAAGGCAGAGCTGAAATAAACAGGCATGAAAGCAAATCGTGAGAGAAGAGGACAAGGGAagtgaggaggtggggggaggactgtggatcagggaaggcttcacggAAGAAGTAACAGGTGGCATCCCTGCGTGCCCCATTCCTCATGCCCAATGCAAAAATACAAAAGCTCTGAAAACTGAAGGTTGTTTCATAGATCTTTTGGCAGCAAAATTTGACCTTATAGGAGGCTGCTTAGTGGTTTTAATTTCTCCGAGTCAGTGTGAACGTTCATGTTTCACTGCAGATACACCAGGTGCTGGGTACAGCGCACCACCCCACGTGCGGCTGGGCGGGGGGTATGTAGAACATCATGTGCACCAGACTTCGTTTCTGAAACCTGGCCTGCGGGTTTCGGATCAGGGGTTTGGGTCTGCTTATCCAGAGCTGGGGAGGCATTCCAGGTGCACAGCCCGGCCTCAGCAAAAGCAGCCCCCCTCTGAGAATGCGGACCGGGAGCATGCTCGGGGCAGGGCTATGACAGGGGCAGAGCTGGACAGCGTCATGGGGTTGATTAGACACAGTGCTGAAAACCCCACTCACCCTCctactgggggcggggggtccgTACCTTCAGTGGAGGTGACTCAAGACTGGCTCCGTCCTCCTGCCTACCCAGGGCAAAAGGGGGTGGGCCCGTGGCTTTACATTTCGTTGGTTCCCTGAGATCCTGAGTTTGCCACCTACTGCTCCCAACTCCGCCCTGGCTGTGTGATCTCCGGCAGGTCAGCATCTCCGGTCTTAGTTTCCCATCCGCTAAATGGGAGGAGAGCTTCTAAGGCCTCTTTCGGCCTTTGGGTTCTGTGTCCCCAGCAGCTTTAAAGGAAGAGTTGCTCCTGCTGCTTGTCCACGGCGCTCAGTGGCCCTGGGTACGGCTTACGCCTCTCAGTCGTTTGacctggagggcagggcctgtTCCTGGGAACACAGCCGCTGCCCAGGGGTGCTGGGTCTGTGAGTTTTCAGTGGGCCTCTGTCTTTGCCGGAGGCCAGGGCCTCtcaccctccctgtctccctccccgcAGTGGCGGCTGGACCACGTGGAAGCCCCTGTGGATGTGCGGCTACGGCCTCACGGCGAGCACCGTCGGCATCATCGGGCTAGGACGCATAGGTGAGGGCCCTACCTGCCCTGTTGCCCACCCCAGGTCACATGGTTTGGTTTAGGTCTCCAGCACCATTTACAGCTTCATAAAACATaggccaaaataaaaattaaaaaaaaaaacacaggaattcCTTAAGAACTCACCCAGTGATAGACGCAAGTTGCAAGAGCCAGGGTTCTTTATGACGGTGGCTCATGCAGAACAGATGCACGAGGCTGGCTGGGTTGAGGCCTGTCAGAGGGGTTTGCTGTGGGGGAGCCTGTGCTCCCCAAGGCCTGGGTTCTGGAAGGCATTTGACTCATGCAGACGTTAATTCAGGAACTAGAGGGTCCTGTGGGCGGAGCTTGCCTGTGATTCCGCAGATGGGGTGGAGCCGTTTTGCCTCCTCTGGCCCCCACTTGGAGAAGCCTGGCAGAAGCCTGGCATAACGGCATGGGCTCAGCCAGGCAGCGGTCAGGTTCTCAGGCACCCTGCGTGGTGCAGAGGTGAGAGAAGGGCGCGGTGTGTGGGTGTCCTGTCTGGCCAGCTGGTGGCCCTGCCTCTTACACTAGAGAGTTGCTTATAAGAACCCCTGAGCTTTGGGGCATGTGTGGAGTCTGAAAATCCAACCCCCAGGCCTGTCTCAGGAACAGCAGTCATGACAAAGTCACGACAGATTTGTGGCAGATTGACGGTGCCACCAGAAAGTCATTGGAGGCCTGGGGCTTCATTAGCAGAAGCGGAAGGTCCAGAAGGGTGGGAGGGGACCGTTTGGTTGGACCTCTCCTGGGATGCCAGTGCAGCTCGCGGGGAAGGTCAGCAAATGGGCCTCAAGATGGTTGGGACCATGTGAGGACAGCACACACCACAGGGGTGCTCGGGTGCTGTCTCCAGGCCTCTGAGGGGCTGTCACAGGGACCCCTGTAGCAGTGGGGGCTGGCTGCACTGAGGCAGGACCAGTTCACCTTGGGACTGTGCTAATGAAAGTGTCTGCCCCTTGCCCCCAGGGTCTCCCTGTCCCGGGAGCGGCTGCCCCTGCTTTCTGAGGGGTTGGGACCAGCCGTGACTCCGACTTCTTGTCTCTAGGCCAGGCCATTGCTCGGCGCCTGAAACCATTCGGGGTCCAGAGATTTCTGTACACGGGGCGCCAGCCCAGGCCTCAGGAAGCAGCAGAATTCCAGGCTGAGTTTGGTGAGTAAAACCTCGATTTCCACGGGAGCCCCACCTGTGTTCCGTGATGGCCGAGTTGGTAGGCAGAACACAGCAACTTCCGCTGTGTCCAGGGCCTGCCGTGTCCCTTAGTGTTATCCGGTCTACCTGCCTCTGGACAGAGGCCACTCAGGGGACGCAGAGACTTATCCAAGCCACACAGTGAGTTCTCCCGGTGCCAGGAGAGCACTGCCAGGCTGCCTCGAGCCCCTGTCCCCATTGCACATGGTGTGGGCAGAGGAGCAGGGACGATGACAGAGGTAGGGAGCTGCTGGGAACTTCACTCGGTTTCCTTAAACTGGTGGGCACtgctcacccccagccccagcccaggtggATCCGGCCCCGGCAGGGTGCACGGCTCGGTGTGCAGCAACAGGCTGGGTTCCAGCCATTCCTCACCCCCTCGGCCCGTTGGGCCCTGACGTTGGTGAAAGCCAAAGTGGTCCAAATCCCACTCGGTGACCCTGAACAAGTTCCCGACCCTggctggcctcagtttccccatctgttagACCAGGGGCTGGGCGAATGATGAGAAACACCAGGGTCCCACGAGTGGCTGTCCACTGTACAGGTTCAAGTTGTGCAGGTGGAAACGAGACCTCCAGGAGGCATCTGTGGCGTTTCCAttatggggggggaggggggatccGGCCTCCTACCCTCTTGCTGCCTGTAACCAGCACTGAGCATGAGTCTGATGGGGACCCGCCCTCCCTCAGTGTCCACCCCCCAGCTGGCTGCTGAGTCTGATTTCGTTGTTGTCACCTGCTCCTTAACGCCTGCGACCAAGGGGCTCTGCAACAAGGACTTCTTCCAGCGGATGAAGAAAACAGCTGTGTTTGTCAACATCAGCAGGTATCCTGGGGCCGCCTGACACCCCTGGGTGCCCGGGCAAACCTAGAGAGGGGCTGTCCCTGGCGCTGGATCTGTGGTTTCTCTTCCCCAAGAGTTGTTGAGGAGCCCTCGGGCTGAGCTTGCCACGCCCCATAACCTAACCAACCAGCCACCTCAGAGGTACAGGGAAGGCTGCAGAGAGTGTCCGGTGCAGGGGGCAGATCTGTGAGAGCAGAGCCTGGCCTGTCTGGCTCCCCCGGCCTTGCTCAGGGCGGCCGGGCACCTCACAGCGTTGGTTTAGGGAGTGATGACGTGACGGCTTGAGGTTCGCAGGCATCCTTGGGCAGCCCCTGTTCGTCTGAACCACAGAGCATTGGACCTGATGATTTAGCAGCCCTTCAGGGCCGACCTTCCATCGCACTGAACCTGGGTCTGTCTCTGTGAGTCAGGGACAGCTTGCAACTTCACGCTTCCGGAAGCCAGGCCCAAAACTCAAATTGCCTTATTCCTCAGAATGTCCCCAGGGTGCCTTCAGGCCACTGGGCATGTGATAGGAGCAGACTAACCTTATCTGCCTCTCTAAACCCTTCCTCACTGGTGCCCTTTAAACCTGCTTAAATCAGTTTGGAGGCAAATAAAGGTGAGGGAAGAGGTTGGATGaggttgccccccccccccaccaccaccactctgtCAAGGCTCTCCACCCCAGAGGGGCCTGTAATTCCTGATGTTTAGCTACATAGGAGGTGGCCTGGAGGTGGAGTGAACACAGGGCTCCCGCTGACGGCTGACACTGTGATGGCTCCCATTTACCGAGCACCCACACGGACCCAGAACTGTGCAGGCTGCTGTGTTACTTATTATCGTACAAGTATTATTCAGTGCCCAGTATGAAGTCTCTAGCAAGTTAGTTCTTTACTTTGGTGGTTCAGTCATGGGAGGGCAGGCCGCTCACTCAGATGGATGTGGTTGGGTGTGTCACGCCTGCCCTTGGTCCGGCAGGTGACTAATGGCAGGCGGCTGTGCTTCTTAGTGGGTGGTCTGGGGAGCAGCCACTCAGAAGCCCCTGGATGGGGCCCTGTTCGTGCAGTTGTGCAAGTCAGTAAGCTTTCATCCTCCCAGCGCTCCCGGGAGTGAGGTTCCTCCTGCATCCCAGAGGAGGAACCTGagacacagctagaaagtggcagagctggggttcccTGACTATAAAACCCACCTTTCTGTACAGACAGAGTGTAAGGACTGTAAGGCTCACTGCTTGAGAAGCCAGTGCCAGGTTGGTGGGAAAATTCACTCCATGGGTGGTTCTGCTCTCAAGGCCAGCCTTGGTGGAGGGGGGTGCGGGGCACCCACGTCGCTGCTGTCGTTCCCAGGGGAGATGTGGTCAACCAGGACGACCTGTACCAGGCCTTGGCCAATGGTCAGATTGCGGCTGCCGGGCTGGATGTGACGACCCCAGAACCGCTGCCTACAAACCACCCTCTCCTGACCCTGAAGAACTGTGGTAAGCACTGAATTTCTGCCGTGCAGTCAGCCGCTGCCTGGGGGGACCACAGTAGTTAGAGGTGGCCAGGAGGTGCTGTGTGGAGCTGCCTTGAGCATTAGAACACAAAGGACACACCCAGGGACCATCACGTTAGTGCCGTTAGAGGCACTGGTGCATACCGACAGGGGTGGAGCCTCCTGAGCACGCTCCCCTGGGTCTGTGTCCCTGAAGGAGTGAACGGAGGTAGGGCCAAGTGGGTTTGCTTACAGAGAATGGGTTCACTGGGTGTCTTTTATCTGTAGCTCTCACGGGTAGGACCCATCACTATAAATTGCTGCCACCACTTTAAGCGTGGGAAGTCACAAGTGAAATTACAATACTAATATTTGTAACCTGGGCCAGCCATTAAGCTGTTGTCTCTTGGCTGCAGACCTACCCCTGGGTGGTTTGCTTTGTGGTGCGGGGGCCAGTTCTGTAATTTCTGCCAGGCCGGGCCCGAGGCAGCAGGACTGGGCTCCCTCCCGCCTTCCCGGGAGCGGCCGCAGCAACACTGCTTCACCCCAGCAGCCGTTCCTCCCTGTAGTGGCCAAGGAATCCGGTTTGCAGTTTTCCCAGCACGTGGTTAACCATTGTGCCCCCTCAGGAGCCACAGCCAGTCCGTGTCCTGGCCACAGATGCCGGAGTTGCAGCTCCCAAGGGGCCTCCCTTCAGTCCTCTCAGTGTGAACAgtcccacccttcccctcacaCCCCTGGTATCAGGGAGGGAGATGCTGCCGGCAGTCACTCTCTGCAATACCTACGTGCAGTGGCTCTCAAACTATTGTGTTCCTCGGTCACCTGGGAGGACAGGTCAGACACAGGGTGCTGGGCCCCCAAGGTTTCTGCTTCAGTTGGTCTACCGTGCTCCCgggccagggctgctgggagcacTTTGAAAACTACTGCCCTAGTGTTTTTAGCCCCCTGTTACCTAGTTAGCAATGGTATACCTTAAGTTCTTTGTATTAAGTGCTCTCTGTTCAGGTAGCTGGTGTGGTTTGTCACACTAATATAGAACTGTGGTTGGGGCCGTGGGTTGTCTGGGCCAGTCCCTGTCCTCTCTTTATATTCTGCATTGGAAACCCAAAGAGAAGGTCCTTAGCTGCCTTCCCCGCAATGAATGCTCCCATTATTGTAGCCCTTGGAAGCTTGACTgttcccacccccacaccagccagaaaGGAGCTTTGGCTATGATGTCAGGCCTGCCCGTGACCACAGCCGGGAAAACTGTCCCCATCCCCCCAAGGCCCGGGAGTCCAGTTCAGCGCCGGGGTACTGCTCTCAAAAGGCACTCTTTGCAAGTGACCTCATTTGCTCTGCTGTGCTGTCCAGCGTTTCATCTTGTCATTATTTCTCCAGAGAGAAGCCTTGTGGGGTCACTTTCAGGGGTGCAGGGTAAGGACGAGCAGTGGAATTGGTACCACCCACTAGCTGGTAACGGAAGGGCTGAGTGCTAGGTGTGCTCCATGGCCCCTTGTGGGCTGATGCCCTTTCTTACATTCAGGATGCAGCTCCCTCGTCTCCCCCGCTTCGGGGTGTCAGTAACCTggatttccttttctgtccctCTGACCCTCAGcctcaggggagggcagggctgagggacaGGAGGGAAGGCAGGTCGAGGAATCCTGAGGCAGGCTCTCTGTTCTTCTCACCGGCAAGCCACGGCCATGAAAGCAGGGCCCGCTCTGAGGCTCCCGAACCCACCGCttacctccctctcttcctctcctccccagtgatccTGCCCCACATTGGCAGTGCCACCCACGCAACCCGGAACACCATGTCCGTGCTGGCAGCTAACAACTTGCTGGCTGGCCTGAGAGGAGAGCCGATGCCCAGTGAACTCACGCTGTAGCCAGACAGGACACCAGGGGCCAGGCAGACAGTGCCGGAATGCTGTCGGGGTGGCAGGCTTGACCTGGGCCCCCAGGGCGGAGCCAAGCCTGGTCTGTACCGACGCTGCAGAAGGAAGACTGGTGCTGGTGGACGTGCCTGCCACATTCGTGGCTGGAAACAGCCGGGCCAGAAGTGTGTAACTGTATTAAATAATTCTCTGAGAGACTGTGTTGGCCTGTAACTGGGAGGAGCTGATGGTAAGGCATCTGCTTTTCTAACTCAGGGCATCTAGTGACCTGCGCATTCAGcttcccacctccatccccacgCCCTTGAATTTTAAGCATTAGAACCTGTCCAAGCCTTACCCCTCATCCTCTGCTCAGATTCCTTCACGCATGTGTCCCCGAGCACAGGAAAACCATAGCCCAGTGGTGGCCATGACACTGGAATCTGCTGCCCAGACCACTGGGGCAAATTATATACACACAGCAACATGAGCCAAGGGAGAATAACTGGAAGTgagtttcttaatatttattctaaaattagtTTCCGCACCACCACACTCTGATCCCTCTGTCTGCCTCGTCCCCATCCCCAGCCCAGGTGGATGTCCTTGTTCTAATTGccacctcacccctccccaaGGCCAGGCCACCAGCATTGCCAAAGCCCGACTCCTGCTGAGGGAGCCAGGTTCGGCCCTTTCCCCACAGCCAGGCGGAACTGGCTGGGGCCAAGGAGGGGAGCGGCAGAAGGCG
This sequence is a window from Phyllostomus discolor isolate MPI-MPIP mPhyDis1 chromosome 3, mPhyDis1.pri.v3, whole genome shotgun sequence. Protein-coding genes within it:
- the GRHPR gene encoding glyoxylate reductase/hydroxypyruvate reductase, producing MRPVRLMKVFVTRRIPPEGRAALARAADCEVEHWDSDEPIPNKELERGVAGAHGLLCLLSDRVDKRLLDIAGANLKVISTLSVGVDHLALDEIKKRGIRVGYTPDVLTDATAELAVSLLLTTCRRLPEAIEEVKNGGWTTWKPLWMCGYGLTASTVGIIGLGRIGQAIARRLKPFGVQRFLYTGRQPRPQEAAEFQAEFVSTPQLAAESDFVVVTCSLTPATKGLCNKDFFQRMKKTAVFVNISRGDVVNQDDLYQALANGQIAAAGLDVTTPEPLPTNHPLLTLKNCVILPHIGSATHATRNTMSVLAANNLLAGLRGEPMPSELTL